From one Gossypium hirsutum isolate 1008001.06 chromosome D08, Gossypium_hirsutum_v2.1, whole genome shotgun sequence genomic stretch:
- the LOC107933551 gene encoding vinorine synthase, which produces MIEIKSEIVSRQTIKPSTPTPPHLKTFKLSLLDQISPDIHGNMTFFYPSDSTTHPISNDHYFFEKSKLLQDSISKTLSLFYPLGGRLLDAATVDCNDEGAIFVEAKVNIPLSHFLNQPDFILMDHFLPTTDPTTMELSNGAMFLVRFTSFTCGGVAISLSLTHKVADVSALLTLLQCWSSVCRGLSDPITPDLIGEKFLAPRDELSAMSVSVNVAVEKFEQRRFVFSASKIAELKAKVDKEFQKALQSHPSRVEVVLALLWKCAVATKKKKTGSFGPTVLFQAINLRKRLSPLPETAVGNFIWPFMVVAYEEKDLELHELVIQMRKSLNEFNNTKANMFTGEGAPLAIMGAIKERGEFFRNNKEMTVYKCSSWCKFPLYDTDFGWGKPIWHVSVNKLVSNTVALADTRSRDGIEAHLTLDEEEMALFEQNEELLKYATLNPSIYA; this is translated from the coding sequence ATGATTGAAATCAAGTCTGAAATTGTTTCCAGGCAAACCATCAAACCCTCCACCCCAACTCCTCCCCACCTGAAAACCTTCAAGCTTTCTCTTCTTGATCAAATCTCCCCTGATATCCATGGCAACATGACCTTCTTCTACCCTTCAGATAGCACCACTCATCCTATCTCTAACGACCACTACTTCTTTGAAAAATCCAAGCTCCTCCAAGACTCCATTTCCAAAACGCTCTCCCTCTTTTACCCACTCGGTGGTCGTCTCCTGGACGCTGCCACCGTTGATTGTAACGACGAAGGTGCTATCTTTGTGGAAGCCAAAGTCAACATTCCATTATCCCATTTCCTTAATCAACCTGACTTTATTCTCATGGACCATTTCTTACCCACCACTGATCCTACAACCATGGAATTGTCCAATGGTGCCATGTTTCTCGTTCGGTTCACTAGCTTCACTTGTGGTGGTGTGGCTATCAGTCTCTCCCTCACTCACAAAGTCGCCGATGTATCTGCACTACTCACTCTTCTTCAGTGCTGGTCATCGGTTTGTCGCGGATTGAGTGACCCCATCACCCCTGATCTTATCGGAGAAAAATTTTTGGCACCCAGAGATGAACTCTCTGCCATGTCTGTATCTGTTAACGTTGCGGTTGAAAAGTTTGAGCAGAGGAGATTTGTATTTAGCGCATCAAAGATTGCAGAATTGAAGGCTAAAGTCGATAAGGAATTTCAAAAGGCGTTGCAAAGCCATCCGTCTCGGGTGGAGGTGGTTTTGGCACTGTTATGGAAATGTGCGGTGGCTACTAAGAAGAAAAAAACTGGATCATTCGGGCCGACAGTATTGTTTCAAGCAATCAACTTGCGTAAAAGGTTGTCTCCGCTACCGGAAACTGCAGTTGGGAACTTCATATGGCCATTTATGGTGGTTGCATATGAAGAGAAAGATTTAGAGCTACATGAGTTAGTGATTCAAATGAGAAAATCCTTGAACGAATTCAATAACACCAAGGCAAACATGTTCACAGGCGAAGGTGCTCCATTGGCAATCATGGGAGCCATAAAAGAGAGAGGAGAATTCTTCAGAAACAACAAAGAAATGACCGTTTACAAGTGTTCAAGTTGGTGCAAATTCCCTTTATATGACACTGATTTTGGGTGGGGGAAGCCGATATGGCATGTCAGTGTAAACAAATTGGTGAGTAACACGGTTGCATTAGCTGACACACGATCCAGAGATGGAATTGAAGCTCACTTGACTTTGGAtgaagaagaaatggccttgtttGAACAAAATGAAGAACTCCTGAAATATGCTACTCTTAACCCCAGTATTTACGCTTGA